The Paraburkholderia sp. PREW-6R genomic interval GTCCGCGGGTGCGCAGCGTTTCAGCGGCCCGTCGATGCCGGGCAGAATTCGCGTGGGACGCACATTCGCATATTGATCGAAGCCCTGGCAGATTTTCAGACGCAAGCCCCACAACGTGATGTGGTCGGGAATGTCCGGATCGCCTGCCGATCCGAACAGGATCGCGTCCTTGTCGCGAAGCGCGTCGAGACCATCGGCGGGCATCATCACGCCATGCTCGCGGTAGTAGTCGCCACCCCAGTCGAAGCTTTCGAACTCGACACTGAAATCGCGGCTATGCGCGGCCAACGCCTGCAACACTCGCTGACCGGCCGGTACGACTTCCTTGCCGATGCCGTCGCCGGGAATGGTGGCAATGCGGTAATGCTTCATGCGGCGTCTCCAGAACGATGAAAGTATGTGCAGCATCGTAGAGCGGAGCAGTGCTGCTAATACGCTGCTAGACTCAAACCATCTTTAACCTGAAGTTAATAATGACGCTTCGCGTCTGTCGCTCACATGAACTCATCGGTCCAACCGGACGACCTTGCGTTCTTCTCCACTGTCGCGGCAAGTGGCAGCCTGACGGCCGCCGCGCGTGAATTCGGTCTCAGCACGGCGGCGGTCAGCAAGCATCTGGCGCAAATGGAAGCGCGCGCGGGCGTGTCGCTCGTCAACCGCACGACGCGGCGCATGAGCCTCACGCCCGAGGGCGAGCTTTATCTGACGCGTGCGCGGCGCATTCTCAGCGAGATGGACGACCTCGCGCAGTTGCTGGGCGGCTCGCGGGCGGCGCCGAAAGGTCTGCTGCGTGTGAACGCAACACTCGGCTTCGGCCGCAGTCACGTGGCGCCGCTCATCTCGGCATTCGTGCGGCGCTTTCCCGAAGTGGACGTGCAGTTGCAGCTTTCCGTCGACCCGCCGCCGCTCAGCGACGATGCGTTCGACGTCTGCATCCGTTTCGGCGAACCGCCGGACGCCCGTGTGATTGCACGGCGAGTGGCATCGAACCGGCGCTTGCTATGCGCGTCGCCAAAGTACTTCGCGCGGCGGCGGCCGCCGCGCAGCGCGGCTGAACTGGCGCAATACAACTGCATCGGCATCCGCCAGGGCGACGACGGTTACGGCCTGTGGCGGCTCACCAGCGGACGCGCCGGCGCGGAGACGACCGAAACGGTGCGCGTGCGCGGCAACCTCACCACCAATGACGGTGAAATCGCGGTCAAATGGGCATTGGACGGTCACGGCATTCTGATGCGTGCCGAGTGGGACATTGCGGACTATCTGGCGGACGGACGCCTGATTCACGTGCTGCCGGACTACCGCACGCCGGGCGCGGATATCTACGCTGTGTATCCGCAGCAGTTACAGTTCACCGCGCGGGTCAAGGCGTTCGTCGAGATGCTGGTGGAAGCGCTGGGGTCGCGCTAGGTGCAAGACTGGCTGTCATGCCGTAGCAAGCGTCACTGCCAATAAGTGGATGGACGCGCAACGCTTGCATGTTTTGCGCCCACCTTATGCGTAGGCTTTACCCGGCACGCGGCCGCGTGCGCGTGCGCGACGACGCAACGCGGCTCGCTTCGTTTACTGCTGGCCGGCAGGCGCGCCAATGCCTGCTTTTTTCTCCGCCTTCTGCAGATTGTTCGGATAGTTTGGATCGTCCTGCGACGGCTGGTAGCCGGCGTCTTCGAGTTTCTTCAACTCGGCGTTTTTCTTCGCGCGCGCTTCCTTGCGGGCGGCTTTGCGCTGCGCTTTGCTCGATGGCGCACTGGCTGCACCGGCGGTGCCGGCGCCGGGCGAAGCGCTCGGACTCTGGGCGGCAGCAAGCGGAATACCGCCGCTTACCATCGCACTGACGGCAAGACCGAGCATCATTTGTCTGGCAAAACCCTTCATGGCGACACCTCCTTTTCCATTTGACGATTGCACCTAAGCCGCTTGTGAATGGCTTATTCCTCACTCCGATACGCACGCGGCGTACCCAAGTCCCATTGCCAGCAGCTTACCGTCAAACGACACAGCCAATCGACACGGGCACGCACGAAGCGCTGGCCTGATCGTCAGCGGGCCGTACCGCCGTCACTACCGGCGGCAAGCGTGCGCGCCGCATCCTCCTCCTGCAGTTTGCGCCACAGGATCTTGCCGCTTCCCGACTTGGGCAGCGACGCCACGAACTCGACGATGCGCGGCGCCTTGTACGACGCCATCTGCTCGTGTGCCCAGTCGATGATCGCCTGTTCCGTAATCGTTCCGGCGTGCGTGGCGGCGGGCACGACCAGCGCCTTCACGGTTTCGCCGCGCCTGTCGTCTTTCACGCCGATCACGCAGACTTCCTGGATCGCCGGGTGCCGGTACATCAGCGTTTCGACTTCGGCCGGCCAGACCTTGTAGCCCGATGCGTTGATCATCCGTTTGAGGCGGTCGGTCATGAAGAAATAGCCGTCCTCGTCAATATGACCCAGGTCGCCGGTGCGCAGGAAGCGCTGACCGTCGAATTCGACGAACGCTGCCTCGGTCGCCTTTGGATCGCGCCAGTAACCTTGGAAGACCTGCGGCGCAGAGGTCACGATCTCGCCTGTTTCGCCCGGCGGCATTTCCTGCAATGTGAGCGGATCGATTACGCGCGAATCGACATCGAAGACCGGAATGCCCAGACATTGCGGTTTCGGACGATGCGGCGGATTGATATGCGTGCCCGCCATGGTCTCGGACATGCCGTAGCCTTCCACGTAATCGAGTCCGGTCAGCGCCTTCAGCTTTCTGGCGATGGCGTCCGGCATCGCCGCGCCACCGCCGCGCGTACCTTGAAGACTCGACAGATCGTATTCGCCGAGCTTCGGGTTCGACAGGAAGTCGACCATCATCGTGGAGATGGACTGCCATGCCGTGACGCGATATTTCTGCATGCATAGCGCGGCGGCGTCGCGGTCCCAGCGCGGCAGGATGACGATCGTCGCGCCCGAGAAGAGTGCGCTGTTCATGCCGCCCTGCATGCCCGTCACGTGAAAAAGCGGCAGCACCGACAGATAGACGCCGTCCGCCGGCGCGCCGAACCACACGCAGCCGCCGAGCAGCGTGCTCATTACGCTGCGATGCGTGTGCATGCAGCCTTTCGGCTTGCCCGTTGTGCCCGACGTGTACGGCATCACGCACAGATCGTCGGGACTGGCCGTAAGCGGTCCCGGCACGAGACGCCGTTCGAGTACGTCAGCCCATGCCGTCACGCGAGGCAAGTCGAAAGTCTTACGCGGCGCGGCGATCACCTCTGGCACCGGAATCGAAGACGGACCCTTCACGTAATCGCTGTACGTTGCGACGATGGCATGCTCGATGCCCTGCCCCGCCGCGTTGCCGATCAACGGCTCGACATTCGCGAACAGACACTGCGGCGCGATGATGGTGGTTGCGCCACTGTCTTCGACATAATGGCGCAGTTCGTCGGTCATGTTCATTGGATTGACCGGCACGACCACGGCGTTGGCGCGCAGAATGCCGTAATAAGCAAGCACCCATTGCGGGCTATTCTGCATGTACAGCAGCACACGGTCGCCGGCTTTTACCTGGCATTCCTGCTGAAGGAAACCCGCAATCCGCTCGGCCTCATCCTTGAACGCGGCGAACGAAAGCACCGTGTCGTAGAAAATGATGAACGGCTTGTCGGGAAAGCGCGTGGCCGAGACTTCGGCGTTGTAGAAGATGTTGGTTTGCGGCAGTGTGAGATGCAAGGGCACGTGCGGCGGCCAGTGCGGGTGATGGCGTTCGTTCATCGGCGTCTCCAGTTTTTATTCAGGCGCGGCGGCTGAATGACGTATGCGCCGCGCAGCACGTCGCTCAGACGACGATCGCGCCACCGTCTACCGCGAAATATTGTCCCGTGACATGACGCGATGCTTCGCTTGCGAGAAACACGATGGGTCCTTTCAGATCCTCGTCGCCGCCGAGGCGTTGCAGCGGCGTGTGCGAGACGATCGTCTCGCCGAGCCTGTCGAGCAGTCCCGCCGACATCTTCGACGGGAAAAAGCCCGGGCAGAGTGCATTGACGTTAATGTTGTACTTGCCCCATTCCGCGGCCAATGCACGCGTGAAATTGATCGCCGCAGCCTTCGACGTGTTGTAGGCAATCGTGTCCATGCCCGGCGGCGAACCCTTGAGTCCCGCCACCGAGGCGATGTTGATGATCTTGCCGGCGCGCTTCGCGATCATGCTGCGCTTGCCCACTTCGCGCGCGAGAAAGAACGGCGCGTTGACGTTCAGGTTCATAACCTTGTGCCACGCTTCGTCGGGATAATCTTCGGCGGGTGCGCCCCACGTAGCGCCCGCGTTGTTCACGAGAATGTCGATGCGCCCATGCCGGCCCAGCACCTCGGTCACGAGCGTGGGAATTTCTTCGAAACGCTGCAGGTCGTTGACGACCGTTTGCACCTCGACACCGAGGCGTTGCAGATGCACTTTCGCCTCGTCGAGCTCGCCCGCCTTTCGCGCCGTGATCGCGACACGGCAGCCCATTTCGCCGAGCGCTTCGGCCATTTGCAGACCCAGTCCGCGCGAGCCGCCAGTGATCAACGCAACTTTGCCATCCAGTTGAAACAGGTCCTTCACAGACATGCGATGCTCCTCC includes:
- a CDS encoding LysR family transcriptional regulator; the encoded protein is MNSSVQPDDLAFFSTVAASGSLTAAAREFGLSTAAVSKHLAQMEARAGVSLVNRTTRRMSLTPEGELYLTRARRILSEMDDLAQLLGGSRAAPKGLLRVNATLGFGRSHVAPLISAFVRRFPEVDVQLQLSVDPPPLSDDAFDVCIRFGEPPDARVIARRVASNRRLLCASPKYFARRRPPRSAAELAQYNCIGIRQGDDGYGLWRLTSGRAGAETTETVRVRGNLTTNDGEIAVKWALDGHGILMRAEWDIADYLADGRLIHVLPDYRTPGADIYAVYPQQLQFTARVKAFVEMLVEALGSR
- a CDS encoding DUF4148 domain-containing protein yields the protein MKGFARQMMLGLAVSAMVSGGIPLAAAQSPSASPGAGTAGAASAPSSKAQRKAARKEARAKKNAELKKLEDAGYQPSQDDPNYPNNLQKAEKKAGIGAPAGQQ
- a CDS encoding long-chain fatty acid--CoA ligase; the protein is MNERHHPHWPPHVPLHLTLPQTNIFYNAEVSATRFPDKPFIIFYDTVLSFAAFKDEAERIAGFLQQECQVKAGDRVLLYMQNSPQWVLAYYGILRANAVVVPVNPMNMTDELRHYVEDSGATTIIAPQCLFANVEPLIGNAAGQGIEHAIVATYSDYVKGPSSIPVPEVIAAPRKTFDLPRVTAWADVLERRLVPGPLTASPDDLCVMPYTSGTTGKPKGCMHTHRSVMSTLLGGCVWFGAPADGVYLSVLPLFHVTGMQGGMNSALFSGATIVILPRWDRDAAALCMQKYRVTAWQSISTMMVDFLSNPKLGEYDLSSLQGTRGGGAAMPDAIARKLKALTGLDYVEGYGMSETMAGTHINPPHRPKPQCLGIPVFDVDSRVIDPLTLQEMPPGETGEIVTSAPQVFQGYWRDPKATEAAFVEFDGQRFLRTGDLGHIDEDGYFFMTDRLKRMINASGYKVWPAEVETLMYRHPAIQEVCVIGVKDDRRGETVKALVVPAATHAGTITEQAIIDWAHEQMASYKAPRIVEFVASLPKSGSGKILWRKLQEEDAARTLAAGSDGGTAR
- a CDS encoding SDR family oxidoreductase, translated to MSVKDLFQLDGKVALITGGSRGLGLQMAEALGEMGCRVAITARKAGELDEAKVHLQRLGVEVQTVVNDLQRFEEIPTLVTEVLGRHGRIDILVNNAGATWGAPAEDYPDEAWHKVMNLNVNAPFFLAREVGKRSMIAKRAGKIINIASVAGLKGSPPGMDTIAYNTSKAAAINFTRALAAEWGKYNINVNALCPGFFPSKMSAGLLDRLGETIVSHTPLQRLGGDEDLKGPIVFLASEASRHVTGQYFAVDGGAIVV